The Aspergillus nidulans FGSC A4 chromosome VIII genome contains the following window.
CGGTGTTGTCGACTACGAGCAGTTCTACCCTGTATTCGCCGAAATGGAGCGCCAGGGGATGATCCTGAATTTGCACGGGGAGGTTCCCTCTCAGGGTGATGTGACCGTGCTCTCAGCCGAAGAGCGCTTCCTGCCTACCCTCGTGCAGTTGCATGAGAAGTTCCCCAAGCTCCGTATTATTCTAGAGCATTGCACCACCGCTGCGGCAGTGGAAGCTGTTAAGAAGTGCGGGCCGACTGTTGCGGGAACAAGTAAATCGTACCTCCTGGGTTCCACGTGCAATATTGTCTGACCGTGTTGTAGTTACCGCTCACCACCTTTCGATTATTATTGATTCTTGGGCAGGAGACCCTTTCTGCTTCTGCAAGCCTGTCGCCAAAACCCCTGCTGATCGAGACGCTCTTCTGCGCGCCGCTGCCTCCGGCAACTCTAAGTTCTTCTTTGGCTCAGATAGTGCACCGCACCCCGCAGCTTCcaagagaggaggagagaagatcgCAGCGGGTGTATTCACCCAGCCGTACACGACCCAGCTCGTGGTTGACGCCTTCGAGCAGGCGTGCCGAAACGGCGTTctgaaggaagaagatatcaCCCCCGAGATCATCGAGGGCTTCATGAGTAAGTTCGGCCGCGCTTTCTACGGcctcgaggagcagaaggagttCATTATCCTCGAAAAGAAAGGCGAGAAGGTGACAAATATACTCAAGTCGGATAAGGTGGACGTGGTCCCATTCAGAAGGGATCAGGAGACATGGAGCTTGGCTTGGTCCGCATAGAGCGCTTTCAGCTGAATTCCATAGGCCGCAAAAGTATCCCTTCTACTCCTCCTTTCTATCCGCCTGTGTAAGCATACTAGTCACGGCCTCGAGTGCCTGTGCTTCGGAGATGTTCACTCTGCGTCCGCCAACAGTAATGTTCCCATCATTACCAGGTAGCTGGCCAGACCGCTCAAGATGTAGTCTGATTCTGCTTTCAATGTAATCTCGTCTCTCATCTGACTTGGGTTCCTTGTCTTTCGCCAGGCCCGATTCCGGTAAAGCGGCCAGCTTAGGCCGGAGCTCTTTTAGCATCGCTTGCAGAGCAGGAAGTTGTGACAAAATGAATGTAGTTTTGGTCGTCAACGGTGTGTGCTGCTGGTTCGATCCTGTGGCAACGCCAACGCGTGATTGCTGAGCAGCCGGACTCGCTGTCAAGAACGACAAGTCCAGATCTTTCTTCGTAAGAGACGTGGTTCCACTTTCTTTCGTGTCCGTTGCAGCATCCGAGGCTTGCGTCGCTGACAAGATCGCTTTAAGCTGCGCGATCATTACTTCGTTCCTCGCGCTCTCCTGCTTCAATGCTCGGTTTAGTTTTTTCGTTTCTTGCAGCTTCTGCCGTAGAACGAGAATTGTGTCAATCGTCGGCGCGTCGGGCGGGGGATCTAATGATATATTCTGGAGCGAATACCAGTTAACGCACTGCGCGCCTCGCAGAGAGCTCGAATACGAACCTCATAATGTTTAAGCCTGATCCACCCCATCAAATCCTCAGGCACTCGGAAAATATTGCGCAGCACGAAAATCTCAAACTTGTCAAATGCCTTGTCGACCGTCGCTTCAAGCAGGGTCTCCAACTGATGCAATCCATTCTCAATCTCTAACTGTGCTTCCGGGTAAACAACATTTCCGTCCTCGTCGGTGTCTGGGATGGTCGAGCCGTTGTTAGCATGTGCGAATCCCAATCGTTCCGCAGGGGTCGACAGTAGACCAGACTCCAGGCTAGAAATGGCTTGATAAATCAGGTTGTTGATAGAGTTAATAATGTCATCTATAAGCGACTGTAGCTGTGTTAGCGAACGTTCTAGCAAGCCTCGCGACAGGCGAGCTGAACGACGACCAGGAGTGAACTAACCAAGGGTGTATAGCTAAAATGCTCAGTGAGCAAGGATGTAGTAAGGTCGTCCATCGTCTCAACAAGGCGTCGACTAATTCATCACCTAGTTGGTGGTTGGAGGCTGCGTATGTAGTCCTTGTCTGGGGCGCGCGTCGCGTGGGGATAAAGTTTTGTCTGCGCGAGGGGAAAGCAATGCCAAGACCGGGCTGGTCGAGAGATATGGTTTTTTCCCGACGTATTTTCCAAATCTCTCACAAGTTGCTAGACTTGTCTCAACTATTGACTATAATTCCTGATGATTTGTCTACAATGGGAAGAACTGGGGCGAGAAATAGACTAACCTTGCAGAAGCTGGCCTCATTTCACAAGGCAACATGTTTGTGACTCACTAGATCTCTCTTTTTTGAGTCAACTTAGGGCTGTGCTAAGCTCACTTACCAATTAGCTTTTCCAGGATAAAAACTGAACAGCTTCACTCAGGAGCAGTGCCCCTAAATACATGACAACTGACTCAGTGTGGGCTCCGTTCACCTCAAGCATGACTGACTTTGGAGAAGCAGGACCATTGGATTCGCGTGAGGATGGATGATGCACTCGAGATTGAGAGGCATAAATACCTTTACACTGTTTCTAAACTGTCTTTGGTTCCTTGAAGTTTAATATCTCTATCGCTTGATATTTGATTGATCAGTCACGCTTGCTCTAAATATGGCGGAAACCAAAATTGAGGTGGAGACGATCCCAaccattgaagaggaagacttCACAAAGAGAAGTCCCTCTCAAAATGATGACGCTCGTATGGGAGAATCTCCTCAGCCAAAATCCTCACAGACTGCAGAGAACAGGCTCCGACCAGCCGCAGGTAATCAACATCATTCCGTCTTAAAATCTGGCCTGACGTTATTGTAGATATACTGAACCGTCTTATATGGGACGAGACCTATGATAGCACCGACTTTGTTATCGGCTACGAGGATCGATTCGAGGGCCAGCTGGAGGCGAGTCTCAACTCGTGGAAGAGAGATTCAACGGACGAGGAGTTCATCCCGCAACATCGCATCCTGTACATCAAGCGGAAGTCGAATCCTGAGGTAGTATGGGACAGGCGACGAAGAATAGACAAAATTTTCAAGAGCGGAAACTCGGCCTTTGACTATTTGGCATTTCTCGCTTGACTTTGTGATGATTACTGTGCCTACCAATTCAATAGCTGCGTCGCCGGGTGGCTCCTTCTGCTTGTGTACTTTTTATCTCCTCGACTTCAGATCGAACGCCGCCGGGCATTCAAATCGTGGACTATTTCTTAGCTATTCTTTCCTGTAGCGCTTCACCTCGTTCCTCGAGACGCAAAATGCCTCAGAGGCGCCATCGGATCGATTTCTCGCTGCTAAGAAGGCGTCAGAACTTTTCGtcggcctcctcctcagacCTTTCTCCTGGCATTCCGGTCCTCCAGTCGCCAATGTCGTTTCATGCGATGGCGTCACCAGAAGTCCCCGAGGCAACGCTTAAGCGGAATAAGCTGGACAGAGCTCCAGTCAAGCCGTCCATGTTTTTCGAAGAtatggatgaagaggacgatggaCCAGTCACCAAGTCAACGGCCCATGACCACAAGGACGTTCCAGCGCCACGCACGGCACAGAAAGTTATCAGTGGCGAGAGTCCACCAAAGACCCAATTCTTTGAAGATTCATTCAGCTCCGGTGTCTCCTTTGTACCGCCGGTTGCACGAATAGGGCAGGATTCTCTTGTCGTGATTGAAGTCTTGGTAAACGTCAGCGTAAGTCGGCCAAGTCAACTATGACGGCTCCAAGCTGATTCAGTCTGCAGGTCAAAGATGAGGAGGCTGTTATCTCGAGAATAACTACACGAATGGCGCAAATCTACCAGAGATCCGAGTCTTTCATGTTCGTCAGCATGCAAGTGATCCCGTCGCTGCGATTCGGCAACTCGACAGTGCCAGCATACTCCATGAAAGTCTTCGCGCTGCCGTATCTCATTGCCCCGATCACGAACCTCCGCAGCACCATACTCATTCAAGCGGCGCTTCACGACATTCTACATATCCAACCCTCCCGGGGAATCATCCTGTATATTCCAGTTGCAGAAGAGAACATGGCGACCAACAATACTACTATGATGGGTGAGGTAGCCCGTTTACAAAGCGATACTCATGGCTGTGGCCGGGAGTCTGGAATCTTCAAGTCTCTTTCTCGATCCCTGAGTAGGAGGAAGAAGTCCAGCAGCGGTGCGAGTGCGCCTCTGTCTGTCGCCACAACATCTTCATGGGCCGCTCGAAGCGATGTGCATGAAGCAAAACCAGCCGCGATTTCAGAGTCTGAAGGTACCAATACATCCGCCGATGAAGGCTCTGTGAGACCTAGACAATCTAGGACGCTGCGGCTTTTCGGTTCCCGCCGGTTGACTGAGCCCTCGGAGCATTCCAACGCGGGCTCGGGAATAGGATGTTGATCCCTGGGACAGCCAAATCTTGCAGCCCAGGTTGGAACAAACCTCTTGGAAAGACTCGAGGCTCGATTGGAATGAACTCAGCGTATTAGCCATGATCCGAAGGGCTCGTCCTCGGATTTGGAGTTGGTAAATGCAAGTTGTTTGGCCAATTTCCGGTGCTGGAGGCAACTATCCTGCCTACTGTATACATTGTATAGTTATCTCAATTATTACGGACTTTGGTCTCCTTTGATATAGCCATCGGTATTGGAGCTGCTAAAGAATGATAAACCTGCAAGTGCTTGGTCTACTGTACAAGCATAAACTACAGACTAGATGTAGACGAAGCAGTAGGTAAAGAAGGCAAGGAAAAACATACGTGCATAAGCGAGATTGTGTCGAATTCTATTTGTTTGAGCTCTGAGGAGTGGTGTCTCAACACAAA
Protein-coding sequences here:
- a CDS encoding uncharacterized protein (transcript_id=CADANIAT00001692) — translated: MPQRRHRIDFSLLRRRQNFSSASSSDLSPGIPVLQSPMSFHAMASPEVPEATLKRNKLDRAPVKPSMFFEDMDEEDDGPVTKSTAHDHKDVPAPRTAQKVISGESPPKTQFFEDSFSSGVSFVPPVARIGQDSLVVIEVLVNVSVSRPSQL
- a CDS encoding MIND complex subunit MTW1 (transcript_id=CADANIAT00001691) produces the protein MDDLTTSLLTEHFSYTPLSLIDDIINSINNLIYQAISSLESGLLSTPAERLGFAHANNGSTIPDTDEDGNVVYPEAQLEIENGLHQLETLLEATVDKAFDKFEIFVLRNIFRVPEDLMGWIRLKHYECVNWYSLQNISLDPPPDAPTIDTILVLRQKLQETKKLNRALKQESARNEVMIAQLKAILSATQASDAATDTKESGTTSLTKKDLDLSFLTASPAAQQSRVGVATGSNQQHTPLTTKTTFILSQLPALQAMLKELRPKLAALPESGLAKDKEPKSDERRDYIESRIRLHLERSGQLPGNDGNITVGGRRVNISEAQALEAVTSMLTQADRKEE
- a CDS encoding dihydroorotase (transcript_id=CADANIAT00001690); this encodes MTLSKLQGVKLPASADFHVHLRDGDMMELVTPTIRQGGVNTVFVMPNLVPPVTTVDRALEYKQRLQAIEPNVNFLMSLYLHESITPETIIDAKKRGITGVKSYPAGVTTNSSAGVVDYEQFYPVFAEMERQGMILNLHGEVPSQGDVTVLSAEERFLPTLVQLHEKFPKLRIILEHCTTAAAVEAVKKCGPTVAGTITAHHLSIIIDSWAGDPFCFCKPVAKTPADRDALLRAAASGNSKFFFGSDSAPHPAASKRGGEKIAAGVFTQPYTTQLVVDAFEQACRNGVLKEEDITPEIIEGFMSKFGRAFYGLEEQKEFIILEKKGEKVTNILKSDKVDVVPFRRDQETWSLAWSA
- a CDS encoding MIF domain protein (transcript_id=CADANIAT00001693), translating into MAQIYQRSESFMFVSMQVIPSLRFGNSTVPAYSMKVFALPYLIAPITNLRSTILIQAALHDILHIQPSRGIILYIPVAEENMATNNTTMMGEVARLQSDTHGCGRESGIFKSLSRSLSRRKKSSSGASAPLSVATTSSWAARSDVHEAKPAAISESEGTNTSADEGSVRPRQSRTLRLFGSRRLTEPSEHSNAGSGIGC